A window of the Miscanthus floridulus cultivar M001 chromosome 14, ASM1932011v1, whole genome shotgun sequence genome harbors these coding sequences:
- the LOC136504773 gene encoding NAC transcription factor 29-like codes for MPSGGGSSSRVGNLNLPAGFRFHPTDDELIVHYLMNQAASMPCPVPIIAEVNIYQCNPWDLPAKALFGENEWYFFSPRDRKYPNGVRPNRAAGSGYWKATGTDKAILSTSTSQNIGVKKALVFYGGRPPKGIKTDWIMHEYRLTGTDDHKSSTTKRRAGSSMRLDDWVLCRIHKKSNDFQLSDQEQEGSTVEEVDTLLINDSTTTFNNMNDSTETTLAGQYHEQQQQQQQQLHHQTMGKSCSLTDLLNSIDYASLPQMFLDIPAEAEEPQQSPPLIYPPATQTTHQALTNNYEDNSVMNNNLPTAAVDAVIGSDNNGGKKRKRVMAVDESSFDDGSSSSFSSKKLKLPSDSRSGGHFGTTSSGYCNQQQLVDSASAGFQYSSVLLSNPFFNQQQLLLSSHIGMQ; via the exons ATGCCGAGTGGCGGCGGCAGTAGCAGTAGAGTGGGCAACCTGAACCTCCCAGCCGGGTTCCGGTTCCACCCCACGGACGATGAGCTGATCGTGCACTACCTCATGAACCAGGCGGCCTCCATGCCGTGCCCCGTCCCCATCATCGCCGAGGTCAACATCTACCAGTGCAACCCCTGGGATCTCCCTG CCAAGGCATTGTTTGGCGAGAACGAGTGGTACTTCTTCAGCCCCCGGGACCGCAAGTACCCCAACGGCGTCCGCCCCAACCGCGCCGCCGGGTCGGGATACTGGAAGGCCACCGGCACCGACAAGGCCATCCTGTCCACGTCCACGAGCCAGAACATCGGCGTCaagaaggcgctcgtcttctatGGCGGCAGGCCTCCCAAGGGCATCAAGACGGACTGGATCATGCACGAGTACCGCCTGACGGGCACCGATGATCACAAGAGCAGCACCACCAAGCGCAGAGCAGGATCCTCCATGAGG CTGGACGACTGGGTGCTGTGCAGGATCCACAAGAAGAGCAACGATTTCCAGTTGTCGGATCAGGAGCAGGAGGGCTCAACTGTGGAGGAAGTAGATACTCTTCTCATCAACGACAGCACCACCACCTTCAACAACATGAACGACTCTACTGAAACAACTCTTGCTGGTCAATatcatgagcagcagcagcagcagcagcagcagctccatcATCAGACGATGGGCAAGTCGTGCTCGCTCACCGACCTCCTCAACAGCATCGACTACGCGTCGCTCCCGCAGATGTTCCTGGACATCCCTGCTGAGGCCGAGGAGCCACAGCAAAGCCCTCCACTAATCTACCCACCAGCAACACAAACGACACACCAAGCACTTACTAATAACTACGAAGACAACAGCGTAATGAACAACAACTTGCCGACTGCTGCAGTAGACGCAGTAATAGGCTCAGATAACAACGgtgggaagaagaggaagagagtGATGGCCGTGGATGAATCGTCCTTCGATgatggcagcagcagcagttTCAGTAGCAAGAAACTGAAGCTGCCAAGTGATTCGAGGAGCGGCGGCCATTTCGGCACCACAAGCAGCGGCTACTGCAATCAGCAGCAGCTTGTGGACAGTGCGAGTGCAGGATTTCAGTACAGCAGCGTGCTGCTAAGCAATCCGTTCTTCAACCAGCAGCAGCTGCTACTGAGCAGCCACATCGGGATGCAGTAG